The genomic region CATTATCCTCATCAagtattcaagtcttcaagcatccatcaagttatcttcttcatgtgtcttcttcattcatccattggagcaacattacaacactcatttgcaagcatgtgtgtgtgtcaGGGTTTTATCAAgttacattccatttcatgcaagatttgtgattacattcaagaagcaaagaaaccatcatcaacaaagTGCAGATCTACAaagtatacattttcatcatttacatttaatcATTTGCAATTTCGTTCTTTAAAGGTTGATTCCACAGccaaggtttgactaaggcaaacccctatccagaACCCTTTTCCCCTTCATTTATGTGTCTAGGTTGCAGGTGCCCAGCTGTAATtacagttttggacttcatttgcgGAGATGGAAAAACTCTTTTCGGCATGTAGATTTTTCAAAGGACCAAGTATACTTTCAACTTGGTCTTggcgacttttctccaaatttacaaggcggatctgtatcagtctaaatatctcagatccgaagttacaacgcgatcccgaaCCAGTagttccttatttcatccattttgtctcccttttctATATTGTCAACaggtcaacatatctatttacaaagaGGGCAAATTAAATTCTAACCCTTGCAATtgacttggtattcacatccttatttcccttgtatttgaatctagtggattcaacccctcttttgaatgtaaagtatctcccaagtgaaaatcatcatagtggtttcctttctctttcctaggtggggaaccactagggtccaattttccactttacatcccCATATGCACATGATGGACTTTAGGAATTTTTCATGCAATACTCCCTTTATTTCATGCATAATTAACAGGTTGCTCATCTTGTATATGCACTCTAGTCTCTTCTTAATGACCTCCCACAAAAAAGCCATCTTTCTTCATCGGCATGTGAGTCTCAATGGTGTGTCCTTACTTAGTCAATGCTATTTTCAGAATGATCTTACACCCACTTTTCGGGCCTAGAAATAATCTCATTTTATCTAATGCTCATTTCTTCGCACACTTTTATCTCAATAAAAGTAATGTTTCTATCCTTTCTTCATAAAATATCAATCTTGCCTCTCTTCAAGGTTTATGTAATATAAAATGATATCATTATTGTCCTACAAGCTATCAAATGGACATACCAATCACTAAATCATAGAAAAACTTTCTATCTTTTCCAATATTAATTGAAAATTTCCAATTCTAAATGTAATATTTCTTATTTCGAATTCAGGAATTGAGAACAATTAAGTATTATATGAAAATGCTAATACATCGATCCGTTCATCATGAAGAGAGTTTCGATGCCATCATATTCTTGAATTCCATGAAATCCAACACTCCGTTGCAATCTGAATCAAATCTGCAAATCATATTCTCGCAACGTTGGCCCTGTGCGATCAATCCCAGAGAGGACAGGACTTGTTGCAGCTCACTGGAAGAGATATATCCATCTTCATTCCGATCAAAAACTTTGAAAGCTTCCATCAAATCTTTTGACTCATCTTCTAATTCCGCGTCTTCGTTACTGAAGATTGACTGATATAAATGCACAAATTCTTCAAATCCTACACAGTTAAATTTGTCTTCATCATTGCTCAGAGAACTGAACATACATGTGATATCTTGTTCTGAAATTGGTATTCCAAGTCTGTTTACGAAACAACTGATTTCACCCACACTCACAACTCCATCCGCATTGCCATCTATAATTTCATAAATTCTTTTGATCGCATCAAGGTTCGCCATTGATTTATAAAGGGCAAAAGACAAAAACCTAAGAAAGCAAAGCAATAATTGTGTTTGGAATAATGTCCCTTGCTATATGACTGTATTTATAGCATGATAGGAAGATCCTTGTTTGGATTTAGGAGGAAAGGGGTGAACAGTGAAGAAGAAGTTGTCTGTTCGctcataaattataaaaaaatacgaCCACCGACTGATTCCGTCAACCTTCGCAATTTTGGGCTCTATCCATCGCAAAAATCGGTTTGACCCGATATTTGTTGAAAGGCGGTTCCTGATTCCACTAACCAGCGAAGAATTGGCCTTGTGGCGGGCAAGTCATGAGAAAGTTCTTTTCATGGGTTTGGTCATCGTGGAGCAATCATTTAGGTGAATCAAATGAGAATTATTAGAGCAAATAAACTAAATTTAAGAGTTATATTGATCATTAAAATTTTTGAACTTCTCATGTAAAATTATATAACTTAATTATAAATTGATTATATAATTAAGATGGATGGTGGAATTAGGGAATTTGATAATATATTTCCATTTTCTTAGACTTCTATACAAGCTTTAAGCTATAGAACCTACTTCTCccctctttttcttctccttttcctccaTCTGATGTTCCAGATCCTATTATAAAACTTGAATAATTTGGGTCTTGTTCTTTACCGATTATTTGTAGTAgttgaataattatttaatatttctcATAAGGACCTCTTAGTTTTGTATCAGTTTAGCCACTTCTACTTCCAACAAAGGGTTCTTGGCCGCTTGCTTgatatttttaatctattttccaatAACCCTCAAGCTCTTAAATGTTTACGCTATTTAATTATTTTGCTTCCATGCCTTATTATTACTTTCTTCATTTGGCCAATCCTAGGCATTCTGCAAGTCCAATATCTTGAACATCTATATTTTTCCTTTAGCCTTGTGAGTTTGTGTCATTTTCTAGTTAGATATCTCAATAAGGGTGTTGAATGCACaacaaacctcttcaattttttttgcaacTTAATACAAGGAGTACATTGGGTTTGTGTAGGTTTAAAAATTGGCATCTCCTCAAACTTAGTAAATTCCTCACATAGGGGGGAAAAGGGATAGGGTTGTTGGGGGATATTTTGGTCTAGGGAATCAAAACGATTAGAATAACTAGAGTCATAACTAGAATACTCACAATACTCTATACTTGGCACATATGAACCATTGGGGAGCTCAATGAAACCTGTTGCAATtgttattattccctctaagttgTAATAACTATGTAGAAGGATCCattcacaaaaaaaataaattatttacattTAAATCCTCTATCTTGATATGTTGTATTCCAAGAATAATTGTTCTATGGGTTTTCTCCTAAATGGCAAGGTTTAATTTACCTATGATAGTGACAATTTTATCCTCTAGCTCGTTTGCATTTAACTCTAAAATAATGTGGACCAAGATCTTATATTATACACATTCATTGGTTAATAGAGAGCTAAAATTCGTTATTGCATGTATATAAAATATGTCACGTATGAAGCCATATAAAAATCTGCTATAATTTGATGTTGTA from Cryptomeria japonica chromosome 3, Sugi_1.0, whole genome shotgun sequence harbors:
- the LOC131027929 gene encoding calmodulin-like protein 7, yielding MANLDAIKRIYEIIDGNADGVVSVGEISCFVNRLGIPISEQDITCMFSSLSNDEDKFNCVGFEEFVHLYQSIFSNEDAELEDESKDLMEAFKVFDRNEDGYISSSELQQVLSSLGLIAQGQRCENMICRFDSDCNGVLDFMEFKNMMASKLSS